In the Leptospira limi genome, one interval contains:
- a CDS encoding glycoside hydrolase family 172 protein: MVTNQTSFGFRFWVFLFVFGFKFANPLFSDGWESSIWKEKNYQNKRISSADPTNGNDDFIKIPKKSTITIAEIKGRGVIKHIWMTLASKDPMARKNVVIRMYWDNHSFPSVEVPLGEFFGQGWGEEYILNSLPLVAAPKKGKSMNSYFPMPFESSAKIQIENESDEDISNFYFYIDYEEWKSPLDSSLRFHAQWNRSITKPNTSNQKENEWGLLGETEKTKFVKENYFSVLETEGKGQFIGLNLYVDSPTPLWYGEGDDLIFIDGNQTTATLKGTGTEDVFNTAWSPKEVFMHPYFGYPRVSDSIGWLGRTHLYRFWVESPIRFEKNFLFLLEHGHANSLTLDLISVAYWYQSLNPKPMKVLPKKEFRVNQPEINFRHIHKWRDSFRSEKGNGVIWGNE; encoded by the coding sequence ATGGTTACGAATCAAACTTCATTTGGATTCCGTTTTTGGGTATTTTTGTTTGTTTTTGGATTTAAATTCGCCAATCCTTTGTTCAGCGATGGGTGGGAGTCTTCCATTTGGAAGGAAAAAAACTACCAAAACAAACGAATCTCAAGTGCGGATCCAACAAATGGAAATGATGATTTTATTAAAATTCCAAAAAAATCAACCATCACGATTGCTGAAATCAAAGGCCGTGGTGTGATCAAACACATTTGGATGACATTGGCAAGTAAAGACCCTATGGCACGGAAAAATGTTGTGATACGCATGTATTGGGACAATCATTCTTTTCCATCAGTAGAGGTTCCGTTAGGTGAATTTTTTGGACAAGGTTGGGGAGAAGAATACATACTCAATTCGTTACCACTTGTCGCAGCACCCAAAAAAGGAAAGTCAATGAACTCTTACTTTCCTATGCCATTTGAATCAAGTGCGAAAATTCAAATCGAAAACGAATCAGATGAGGATATTAGTAATTTTTACTTTTACATTGATTATGAAGAATGGAAATCACCTCTCGATTCCTCTTTACGATTCCATGCTCAATGGAACAGAAGTATCACCAAACCGAACACTTCGAACCAAAAGGAAAATGAATGGGGATTGCTTGGGGAAACTGAAAAAACAAAATTTGTAAAAGAAAACTACTTCTCTGTCCTCGAAACTGAAGGAAAAGGCCAATTCATTGGACTTAACTTATATGTGGATTCTCCTACTCCTCTGTGGTATGGCGAAGGAGATGATCTAATTTTTATAGATGGTAACCAAACAACTGCTACACTAAAAGGAACAGGAACTGAAGATGTATTTAATACAGCTTGGTCACCGAAAGAAGTGTTTATGCATCCTTATTTTGGATACCCTAGGGTTTCTGATTCAATAGGATGGTTGGGCAGAACCCATTTGTATCGATTTTGGGTAGAATCCCCCATTCGGTTTGAAAAAAATTTCCTATTCTTATTGGAACATGGTCATGCAAATTCCTTGACCTTAGATTTGATCTCTGTTGCTTATTGGTATCAGAGTCTGAATCCAAAACCAATGAAGGTTTTGCCGAAAAAAGAATTTAGGGTGAACCAACCCGAGATCAATTTTCGTCATATCCATAAATGGCGAGATTCATTCCGAAGTGAAAAAGGAAATGGGGTAATTTGGGGAAATGAATGA
- the hrcA gene encoding heat-inducible transcriptional repressor HrcA — protein MDLSPRHRSILKALVEEFVSDNKPVGSKTLSEKYDIGLSPATIRSCLAELEDMGYIVARHTSGGRVPTERGYRLYVDSLVTLFELTMREKQRIQEEYLRMQFRLDQVLIATSKVLASLSQSASVVLGPEGSLDTLKHIELIHVNGGEVLMILVMRSGTVLNRNIFFDFHISQESLYQISRYLNDNVKGFDVHEIQSNLIPQMMLKKEGPEGFSLFAPSIARAMGTDSMSVDNLYIDGLKNLYENFKDEEEQLENILHLFDEKQFLKEFFSDYVPMDGVYTIIGKDGNEKLGGVTIITTNYRMGEKRIGSMGIIGPQRMNYNKALPLIEFTSKLVSEMITKLSR, from the coding sequence ATGGACCTTTCCCCTAGACATCGTTCCATTTTGAAAGCATTGGTTGAGGAGTTTGTTTCAGACAACAAACCTGTCGGCTCCAAAACCCTTTCTGAAAAGTACGATATCGGACTATCACCAGCCACCATTCGTTCCTGTCTGGCAGAACTCGAGGACATGGGTTACATTGTAGCCCGGCATACTTCGGGTGGTCGGGTGCCAACAGAACGCGGTTATCGGTTGTATGTGGATAGCCTTGTGACGCTTTTTGAGCTCACAATGCGTGAAAAACAAAGGATCCAAGAAGAGTATCTTCGGATGCAATTTCGTTTGGACCAGGTTCTCATTGCAACCTCCAAGGTTCTCGCTTCTCTTTCGCAATCGGCAAGTGTGGTATTAGGTCCGGAAGGATCTCTCGACACATTAAAACATATAGAACTCATCCATGTAAATGGAGGAGAAGTTCTTATGATCCTTGTTATGCGGTCTGGAACTGTGCTCAATCGAAATATATTTTTCGATTTTCACATCTCACAAGAGAGTCTGTACCAAATTTCAAGGTATTTGAATGATAACGTCAAAGGTTTTGATGTTCATGAAATTCAAAGTAATCTGATCCCTCAGATGATGTTGAAAAAAGAAGGCCCGGAAGGATTTTCTTTGTTCGCTCCATCGATTGCAAGAGCAATGGGAACAGATAGTATGTCTGTTGATAACTTGTATATCGATGGATTAAAAAACTTATACGAAAACTTTAAGGATGAAGAGGAACAATTAGAAAACATCCTGCATCTATTCGATGAAAAACAGTTCCTCAAAGAGTTTTTTAGTGATTATGTTCCGATGGATGGTGTTTATACCATTATTGGAAAAGACGGTAATGAAAAGTTAGGTGGTGTTACCATCATCACAACGAATTATCGTATGGGTGAAAAGAGGATAGGTTCAATGGGAATCATTGGTCCTCAGAGGATGAATTACAATAAGGCATTACCTTTGATTGAATTCACTTCGAAGTTAGTTTCAGAAATGATAACGAAATTGAGCAGGTAG
- a CDS encoding sensor domain-containing diguanylate cyclase, which yields MNEFNTETLAKEIVSQSIDAIVVLDTNQQILFSNIALQSLTGYSEEELFGKSFSFLFPPNEKGEQTSIEAFVSSNEAHYIAGFLKELELITKPKGTIPVEIRAFTIHQENKEYYAAIIRDVRERRRLEEQKNILINSLKRLAYMDELTMLPNRRSFADTLQKTIATVKRRNRESVLAVMDIDHFKVINDTYGHDIGDLVLKKMANIFVDCLREEDTVGRLGGEEFGCILPDTTTEGATIVLDRLRESVEAHRFFIFDNYYLNVTLSIGFTKVHPIQKPEETLKFADIALYQAKNQGRNQIQVYPV from the coding sequence ATGAATGAGTTTAATACAGAAACACTGGCTAAGGAAATTGTTTCCCAATCCATCGATGCAATTGTCGTTTTAGACACAAACCAACAGATATTATTTAGTAACATAGCGTTACAATCGTTAACTGGATATTCAGAAGAAGAATTGTTTGGTAAATCATTTTCTTTTTTATTCCCTCCGAATGAAAAAGGCGAACAAACATCAATAGAAGCATTTGTTAGTTCCAACGAAGCACATTACATTGCAGGATTTTTAAAAGAATTAGAACTCATCACAAAACCAAAAGGTACGATTCCAGTGGAAATTCGTGCTTTTACCATCCACCAAGAGAACAAAGAGTACTACGCGGCAATCATCCGTGATGTGAGAGAACGTAGGCGTTTAGAAGAACAAAAAAATATACTCATCAATAGTTTGAAACGTTTGGCCTATATGGACGAACTTACGATGTTACCAAATCGTCGTTCCTTCGCAGATACCCTCCAAAAAACGATTGCTACAGTCAAACGCCGTAATCGGGAATCGGTGCTTGCGGTAATGGACATAGACCATTTTAAAGTGATCAATGACACCTACGGACATGACATTGGGGATTTGGTACTCAAAAAAATGGCCAATATCTTTGTGGATTGCCTCAGGGAAGAGGACACTGTGGGAAGACTTGGTGGAGAGGAATTTGGGTGTATATTACCAGACACTACCACCGAAGGGGCAACCATCGTTCTCGATAGACTCCGCGAGTCAGTTGAAGCACATAGGTTTTTTATCTTCGATAATTATTACCTAAATGTAACTCTAAGTATTGGTTTTACGAAAGTGCATCCGATTCAGAAACCAGAAGAGACACTAAAATTTGCAGACATCGCCCTCTACCAAGCTAAAAACCAGGGAAGGAATCAAATCCAAGTCTATCCCGTTTGA
- the grpE gene encoding nucleotide exchange factor GrpE, translated as MAEETNQSLEDQNVQVDEGQTISDEAIEQAVEGAEKELDSAKKEIESLKDSWLRERAEFQNYKRRTANDLLNARKESIKKFAEGLTGALDNLERVSNVPNQTPEVVAFVEGIKMVQKEFYSVLEREGIKRLDPKGMPFDPMLMEAIASEESAEFTEETVVETYQAGYYHEEGENKQSIRPARVKVGKPQS; from the coding sequence ATGGCAGAAGAAACGAACCAATCCCTAGAAGATCAAAATGTGCAAGTCGATGAAGGGCAAACTATTTCTGACGAAGCCATTGAACAAGCAGTAGAAGGAGCTGAAAAAGAACTCGATAGTGCAAAAAAAGAAATCGAATCTTTAAAGGACTCTTGGCTCAGAGAACGTGCGGAGTTTCAGAACTACAAACGTCGAACAGCTAACGATTTGTTAAATGCAAGAAAAGAATCCATCAAGAAGTTTGCAGAAGGACTGACAGGTGCATTGGATAATTTGGAACGTGTTTCGAATGTTCCGAACCAAACACCTGAAGTGGTTGCTTTTGTTGAAGGCATCAAGATGGTACAAAAGGAATTTTATTCCGTATTGGAAAGAGAAGGAATCAAACGATTAGATCCAAAAGGAATGCCGTTTGACCCGATGCTCATGGAAGCAATTGCTTCCGAGGAAAGTGCAGAATTTACTGAAGAGACTGTTGTTGAAACTTACCAAGCTGGTTATTACCACGAAGAAGGTGAAAACAAACAATCAATTCGTCCTGCACGTGTGAAAGTGGGAAAACCACAAAGTTAA
- a CDS encoding [protein-PII] uridylyltransferase family protein produces MMKSELKAKLQRTFPKAKTVSSGRLFTRQLSNLIDDSLRQVFLEVSNGIPIKDHLCLIAVGGYGRRELAPHSDIDLLYLHDGKLSDKILSDIISKINTFLYNNDKEVGHSCRTIKESFLYLNQIETYHAVLDARFLVGSEVLFQKFKNEFLGKIPEKTIKEYNEWKLSYLRERIINSYNPILLSEPNIKNDPLGLRDIQQMYWIEKTNPLADSADGGIFDFYLIGDSLTLLSAYDFLLLTRSALHIISGRKNDRLDLGLQAEVAEFLGFGPKNEIKTLERFMSQFYKAQKDVYFYIGTYLDEKTNLNKKRIHKELSNPDTLYDDIIQFFNESQKNEEEPSRIDLNEIRFASHFLDDDFKNQKSVLDCFMEMLRHKKRIGHTLTLMHECNVLGKLIPEFGACTNFPLFSYHHQYTVDEHTLLILRELDVLIADLWEDPQVQDVFNSCEKIEILALAILIHDAGKVKEGDHCQYGAELALIIAERFRFSEEDTELLRFLVAEHIVMSELSSKRDIYDPNLISSFANQFSNENTLRLLYVMTIIDTKSVGQSVLTNWKKEILHFLFTSTLTYLQNKTNRPDNQERIESTLESYLIEKEGLTTEQAEQIVSFGMQIRPTSYLNYNTPRRVYQHFVFLHEWIQSGSTFRLISEKEPAFVTLSLFAKADKRMLLYLSGIISSLGLNLVGLRLFRSENEHLILQAQITDEFGSGEIAEPQINEIESTLADCIEGKVNIEDLASTTNIWKTLPQIPEGMVEELVKFANDLSDTYSVLEVRVPDSIGLVYRILKTLIDFELEVIFVRISTSADFAYDSFHIQTKNGKKIEDTGLLLSIKEKILSVARVKDNQGIMEISF; encoded by the coding sequence ATGATGAAATCAGAACTCAAGGCAAAACTGCAACGGACCTTTCCAAAAGCCAAAACAGTCTCTTCAGGAAGGTTGTTCACCCGTCAGTTGAGTAACCTGATCGACGATTCCTTACGACAAGTTTTTTTGGAAGTTTCAAACGGAATCCCCATAAAAGACCACCTCTGTCTCATTGCAGTAGGAGGTTATGGAAGAAGGGAACTCGCACCTCATTCGGATATTGATTTATTATACCTTCATGATGGAAAACTTTCAGACAAAATCTTAAGTGATATCATTTCCAAAATCAATACCTTCTTATATAACAATGATAAGGAAGTCGGTCATAGTTGCCGTACGATCAAAGAATCATTTTTATATTTAAACCAAATCGAAACCTACCACGCTGTACTTGATGCTCGGTTTCTTGTAGGTTCAGAAGTTTTATTCCAAAAATTTAAAAACGAATTCCTGGGCAAAATTCCTGAAAAAACCATCAAAGAATACAATGAATGGAAACTTTCTTATCTCAGAGAAAGAATTATCAATTCTTATAATCCAATTTTACTTTCAGAACCCAATATTAAAAACGATCCATTAGGACTTCGTGACATCCAACAAATGTATTGGATCGAAAAAACAAATCCACTCGCCGATAGTGCCGATGGTGGGATTTTTGATTTTTATTTAATTGGTGATAGTTTAACTCTACTGTCAGCTTATGATTTTTTACTCTTAACTAGATCCGCTCTCCACATCATCAGTGGCCGTAAAAATGACAGGTTAGATTTAGGCTTACAGGCAGAAGTTGCTGAGTTTTTAGGATTTGGTCCTAAGAATGAAATTAAAACTTTAGAACGTTTTATGAGCCAATTTTATAAAGCTCAAAAGGATGTTTATTTTTATATTGGAACCTATTTAGATGAAAAAACCAATCTGAATAAAAAACGGATCCACAAAGAACTTTCCAATCCAGATACTTTATACGATGACATCATTCAATTTTTCAACGAATCACAAAAAAACGAAGAGGAACCATCTCGAATCGATTTAAACGAAATCCGTTTTGCATCTCATTTTCTCGATGATGATTTTAAAAACCAAAAATCGGTTTTGGATTGTTTTATGGAGATGTTACGCCACAAAAAACGTATTGGGCATACACTCACACTTATGCATGAATGTAACGTACTAGGAAAACTCATTCCCGAATTTGGAGCTTGTACCAACTTTCCCCTTTTTAGTTACCACCACCAATACACAGTTGATGAACATACATTACTCATATTACGTGAGTTAGATGTATTGATTGCTGATTTATGGGAAGACCCACAAGTCCAAGACGTATTTAATTCTTGCGAAAAAATTGAAATTTTAGCTTTAGCAATCCTGATTCACGATGCAGGGAAAGTAAAAGAAGGTGACCACTGCCAATACGGCGCCGAACTTGCTCTCATCATCGCGGAAAGGTTCCGATTTTCAGAAGAAGATACAGAACTCTTGCGATTTTTAGTTGCAGAACATATCGTCATGTCTGAACTCTCATCCAAACGAGATATTTATGACCCAAATCTAATTTCTTCGTTTGCAAATCAATTTTCCAATGAAAACACTTTGCGGTTGTTATATGTAATGACAATCATTGATACAAAATCGGTTGGCCAATCAGTTCTTACCAATTGGAAAAAAGAAATTTTACATTTTTTATTTACTTCCACATTGACATACTTACAAAACAAAACCAATCGACCTGACAACCAAGAACGCATCGAGAGTACTCTTGAATCCTATCTAATCGAAAAAGAAGGACTTACAACAGAACAAGCGGAACAAATTGTTTCGTTTGGGATGCAAATTCGTCCCACTTCTTATTTGAACTATAATACCCCACGCAGAGTCTACCAACATTTTGTATTTTTACATGAATGGATACAATCAGGTTCTACGTTTCGATTAATTTCTGAAAAAGAACCTGCGTTTGTTACATTGTCTCTATTTGCTAAGGCAGACAAACGAATGTTACTGTATCTATCAGGAATTATTTCCAGTCTTGGATTAAATTTAGTAGGACTCAGATTATTCCGAAGCGAAAATGAACATTTGATTTTACAAGCGCAAATCACAGATGAATTCGGAAGTGGAGAGATCGCCGAACCACAAATAAACGAAATTGAGTCCACTCTTGCCGATTGTATTGAAGGGAAAGTGAATATTGAAGATTTGGCTTCGACTACCAATATTTGGAAAACCTTACCACAAATTCCGGAAGGAATGGTGGAAGAACTAGTCAAGTTTGCAAATGATTTATCAGATACTTATTCTGTATTAGAAGTAAGAGTACCTGATTCAATCGGTTTAGTGTATCGTATTCTCAAAACTTTAATCGATTTTGAATTGGAAGTAATCTTTGTTAGAATCTCGACAAGTGCTGATTTTGCATATGACTCCTTTCACATCCAAACTAAAAATGGTAAAAAAATAGAAGATACTGGCCTACTCCTTTCGATTAAGGAAAAAATTCTCTCGGTAGCAAGAGTCAAAGATAACCAAGGTATCATGGAGATTAGTTTTTAA
- the dnaK gene encoding molecular chaperone DnaK, whose amino-acid sequence MSKEKIIGIDLGTTNSCVAVMEGGDPVVIQNSEGARTTPSIVAFTAKGETIVGQFAKNQAITNAVNTIRSAKRFIGRRFNEAGDEAKMVSYKVIRAGNDGVKFETVSGEFTPQEIAARVLQKMKKTAEDFLGHEVKKAVVTVPAYFNDEQRQATKDAGRIAGLEVERIINEPTAAALAYGFDKKKTNAKIAVYDLGGGTFDVSILELGDGVFEVKSTNGDTHLGGDDFDNVVMQWMIDEFKKQTGIDISGDKNTVQRLKEAAEKAKIELSGTSSTQINLPFITADASGPKHLDMTLTKAKFDEITRSLVERTRIPCINALKDAGLTASEIDEVILVGGSIRIPAVQALVKEIFGKEPNKSVNPDEVVAVGAAIQGGVLAGDVTDVLLLDVTPLSLGIETLGGVMTKLIERNTTIPTRKSQVFSTAADNQTTVSVHVLQGEREMASANRTLGRFDLVGIPSAPRGVPQIEVTFDIDANGIVHVSAKDLGTGKEQKIRIESSSGLSEEEIKKMVKDAEAHAEEDKKLREAADTKNELEAIVYQLEKTIGESADKLDESEKQRAQDEIKRGREAMESGDLERMKASRDSIQQVAMQIGQKIYSQAGPEQGAPGAEAGAGANQDTAGSNAGGEKVVDADYTVVDEDKK is encoded by the coding sequence ATGTCTAAGGAAAAAATCATAGGTATCGATTTAGGAACCACTAACTCATGTGTGGCGGTTATGGAAGGTGGAGATCCTGTTGTCATTCAAAACTCTGAAGGGGCAAGAACCACTCCTTCGATTGTTGCTTTTACAGCAAAGGGTGAAACCATTGTTGGTCAATTTGCAAAAAACCAAGCAATTACAAACGCGGTAAATACAATTCGTTCTGCGAAACGTTTTATTGGCCGTCGTTTTAACGAAGCTGGTGATGAAGCAAAGATGGTATCATACAAAGTGATCCGTGCTGGAAATGATGGTGTGAAATTTGAAACCGTATCTGGTGAATTCACACCACAAGAAATTGCAGCTCGTGTCCTTCAAAAAATGAAGAAAACAGCAGAAGACTTTCTTGGTCATGAAGTAAAAAAAGCAGTAGTTACTGTCCCCGCTTACTTCAATGACGAACAAAGACAAGCAACGAAAGACGCTGGTCGTATTGCTGGACTTGAAGTAGAACGTATCATCAATGAACCAACTGCTGCGGCTCTTGCTTATGGTTTTGATAAGAAAAAAACCAATGCAAAGATCGCTGTATACGACTTAGGTGGTGGAACATTTGACGTTTCGATCCTAGAACTTGGTGACGGTGTATTCGAAGTAAAATCTACTAACGGTGATACTCACCTTGGTGGAGACGACTTTGATAACGTGGTCATGCAATGGATGATCGACGAATTCAAAAAACAAACTGGAATCGATATTTCTGGAGATAAAAACACAGTACAACGCTTGAAAGAAGCTGCTGAAAAAGCTAAAATCGAGTTGTCTGGAACATCTTCCACTCAAATCAACCTTCCATTCATCACTGCAGATGCGTCTGGTCCAAAACACTTGGATATGACTCTCACCAAAGCAAAGTTTGATGAAATCACAAGATCTCTTGTCGAAAGAACTCGTATTCCATGTATCAATGCATTAAAAGATGCAGGTCTTACTGCTAGTGAAATTGATGAAGTCATCCTTGTGGGTGGATCCATTCGTATCCCTGCTGTCCAAGCACTTGTAAAAGAAATTTTTGGGAAAGAACCAAATAAATCTGTGAACCCTGATGAAGTGGTAGCAGTTGGTGCGGCGATCCAAGGTGGTGTTCTTGCTGGTGATGTAACAGATGTATTGTTACTCGATGTTACTCCACTTTCTCTTGGAATTGAAACTCTTGGTGGTGTGATGACAAAACTCATCGAAAGAAACACAACCATTCCTACAAGAAAATCCCAAGTATTCTCTACTGCGGCAGACAACCAAACAACTGTTTCCGTTCACGTATTACAAGGGGAACGAGAAATGGCAAGTGCCAACAGGACACTTGGTCGTTTTGACTTAGTGGGAATTCCTTCTGCTCCACGCGGAGTTCCACAAATCGAAGTGACTTTTGATATCGACGCAAACGGTATTGTTCATGTATCTGCAAAAGATTTGGGAACAGGTAAAGAACAAAAGATTCGCATTGAATCTTCTTCCGGACTCTCTGAAGAAGAAATCAAAAAGATGGTAAAAGATGCAGAAGCTCACGCAGAAGAAGATAAAAAACTTCGCGAAGCCGCTGATACTAAAAACGAATTGGAAGCAATTGTTTACCAATTGGAAAAAACCATCGGAGAATCCGCTGACAAACTCGATGAATCAGAAAAACAAAGAGCTCAGGACGAAATCAAACGCGGCCGTGAAGCAATGGAATCTGGTGATCTCGAACGTATGAAAGCATCTAGAGATTCAATCCAACAAGTTGCAATGCAAATTGGACAAAAAATCTATAGCCAAGCAGGTCCTGAACAAGGAGCTCCTGGTGCAGAAGCTGGTGCTGGTGCAAACCAAGACACTGCTGGTTCCAATGCAGGTGGCGAGAAGGTAGTCGATGCAGATTACACTGTCGTGGATGAAGACAAAAAATAA
- the dnaJ gene encoding molecular chaperone DnaJ: MSDRGYYEVLGVSKGASDDEIKSAYRKLAIKYHPDKNKGDKEAEEKFKEATEAYEVLRDPQKRQAYDQFGKAGVNAGAGGGYGAGAYTDFSDIFGDFGDIFSEFFGGGGGGSRGGGRRSGPQRGSDLRYNLEVSLEDAALGKEYKIEIPRLETCADCSGSGASKGSSPTVCPDCSGTGQVRRTQGFFSVTTTCPRCKGKGKVISNPCKTCKGEGLTEKRRTIHIKIPAGVESGSRLKVSGEGESGPNGGPSGDLYVVTHIKKHPTFERQGNDLIVQKSISLSMACLGGEIEVPSIDGKTIQLKIPEGTESGQIFRLKGHGIPYLGSYGKGDQHVIIKVEIPKKLSKKQRELMEEFARESGEKVGSGGKSKLFFR, encoded by the coding sequence ATGAGCGACCGTGGTTACTACGAAGTATTAGGCGTTTCGAAAGGTGCCTCTGATGATGAGATCAAGAGCGCCTATCGTAAGTTAGCCATCAAATATCACCCTGATAAAAATAAGGGTGATAAAGAAGCGGAAGAAAAATTCAAAGAGGCTACTGAAGCCTATGAAGTGTTACGCGATCCGCAAAAACGCCAAGCTTATGACCAATTTGGAAAAGCTGGTGTGAATGCAGGTGCTGGAGGAGGGTATGGAGCTGGTGCTTATACCGACTTCTCTGATATCTTTGGAGACTTCGGTGATATCTTCAGTGAATTTTTCGGAGGCGGAGGTGGTGGTAGCCGCGGTGGTGGAAGAAGGTCTGGTCCTCAAAGGGGATCAGATCTCCGTTATAATTTAGAAGTCAGTTTAGAAGACGCTGCTCTTGGAAAAGAATATAAAATTGAAATTCCAAGACTCGAAACCTGTGCAGATTGTTCGGGTTCCGGCGCATCGAAAGGATCTTCTCCAACTGTTTGTCCTGATTGTTCAGGAACAGGCCAAGTGAGACGAACCCAAGGATTTTTTAGTGTCACAACTACTTGCCCACGTTGTAAAGGAAAGGGAAAGGTCATTTCCAATCCTTGTAAGACTTGTAAAGGTGAGGGCCTAACAGAGAAAAGACGAACCATACATATCAAAATCCCTGCTGGTGTAGAATCTGGAAGCCGACTTAAAGTTTCCGGCGAAGGGGAATCCGGTCCAAACGGAGGCCCAAGTGGTGATTTATACGTAGTCACTCATATTAAAAAACACCCAACGTTTGAACGCCAAGGAAATGACCTCATCGTTCAAAAATCCATTTCTTTATCTATGGCTTGCCTTGGTGGAGAGATTGAAGTGCCTTCCATTGATGGAAAAACCATCCAATTGAAAATCCCAGAAGGGACGGAAAGTGGACAAATTTTCCGCTTGAAAGGACACGGAATTCCATACCTCGGTTCTTATGGAAAAGGGGACCAACATGTGATCATCAAAGTCGAAATTCCTAAGAAACTTTCTAAAAAACAGAGAGAACTGATGGAAGAATTTGCTCGTGAGTCCGGCGAAAAGGTCGGCAGCGGGGGAAAATCGAAGTTGTTTTTCCGCTAA